Proteins from a single region of Belliella baltica DSM 15883:
- the cmk gene encoding (d)CMP kinase: MGKIVIAIDGFSGCGKSSTAKAVAKKLGYTYIDSGAMYRAATLHFLNNHTVLTNIKEVNNALDSLKITFHFDPEKQTQETFLNGLNVEQEIRTMRVSDYVSEVSKLKEVRHSLVAQQQKLGKSKGVVMDGRDIGTVVFPHAELKIFMTADLSIRAARRQKEILEKGELIALEKIKENLGERDRMDSTRVESPFIKAKDAIEIDTSLLEFDDQVEQILSLAKEKIS, translated from the coding sequence ATGGGTAAAATCGTAATTGCAATAGATGGATTTTCAGGATGCGGGAAAAGTTCTACAGCCAAAGCAGTAGCCAAAAAACTCGGCTACACTTATATTGATTCTGGAGCCATGTATCGTGCTGCAACTTTACACTTTTTAAATAATCATACTGTTCTCACAAATATCAAAGAAGTCAATAATGCTTTAGATAGTCTCAAAATAACTTTTCATTTCGATCCTGAAAAGCAAACTCAAGAAACCTTCCTAAATGGTCTCAATGTAGAGCAAGAAATCCGAACCATGCGCGTATCAGATTACGTTAGTGAAGTGAGTAAATTAAAAGAAGTTCGACACTCACTTGTTGCACAACAACAAAAACTTGGAAAATCTAAGGGAGTTGTCATGGATGGCAGGGACATTGGAACTGTAGTCTTTCCGCATGCAGAATTAAAGATATTTATGACGGCAGATCTATCGATTAGAGCAGCGAGAAGACAAAAGGAAATCTTGGAAAAAGGTGAATTGATAGCGCTAGAAAAAATCAAAGAAAACCTTGGTGAAAGGGATAGAATGGATTCAACTAGGGTTGAAAGTCCTTTTATAAAAGCGAAAGATGCCATTGAAATAGATACAAGTTTATTAGAATTTGATGACCAAGTCGAACAAATCCTATCACTAGCTAAAGAAAAAATTAGCTAA
- the ade gene encoding adenine deaminase has translation MNCFCVEGQLIDIENRVIFSAEIKIGSGKIISIRKIQHNSKLPYISPGFIDAHVHVESSMLVPSEFARLAVVHGTVATISDPHEIANVCGMEGVNYMIENGKKVPFKFYFGAPSCVPATPFETAGGEITASDINKLLERKEIVYLAEMMNWPGTVNRDPLVMEKIALAKKYGKPIDGHAPGLKGDLAAKYASAGITTDLECFTNEEALDKLQLGMKIAIREGSAAKNFDALIDLIDDYPSMIMFCSDDKHPDNLAESHINELVSRAVKKGKNLFDVLKAACITPILHYRLDVGMLKVGDPADFILIEDLEDFKVNATYINGELVAKNGTTLIKKVENKIINNFETSLKSSTDFQLKANGAIVRVIEALDGQLITPEILGQISIQDGFAVANVESDILKITVVNRYKEAKPAVAFIKNFGLKSGAIASSVGHDSHNIISVGVDDESIAKAVNLLIEVKGGVAAVDKEEQIVLPLPVGGVMSAEDGYEVAKAYTKIDQMAKSMGSKLQSPFMTLSFMALLVIPDLKLSDKGLFDGQKFEFVDVFTG, from the coding sequence ATGAATTGTTTTTGTGTAGAAGGTCAACTTATTGATATTGAGAATCGTGTGATTTTTTCTGCTGAAATAAAAATAGGTTCTGGAAAAATTATTTCCATTAGAAAGATCCAACACAATAGTAAGTTGCCCTACATTTCTCCTGGTTTTATTGATGCGCATGTTCATGTGGAATCTTCCATGCTGGTACCTTCAGAATTTGCAAGATTGGCTGTGGTTCACGGAACCGTAGCTACGATCTCAGATCCACATGAGATTGCCAATGTATGTGGAATGGAAGGGGTGAATTACATGATTGAGAATGGAAAAAAGGTCCCTTTCAAATTTTACTTTGGAGCACCTTCCTGCGTGCCTGCAACACCTTTTGAAACTGCTGGAGGGGAAATCACTGCCAGTGATATCAATAAACTTTTGGAGAGAAAGGAAATCGTTTATTTGGCAGAGATGATGAATTGGCCCGGAACTGTCAATAGAGATCCTTTGGTCATGGAAAAGATTGCTTTGGCAAAGAAATACGGAAAGCCTATCGATGGTCATGCCCCAGGACTGAAAGGAGATCTAGCAGCCAAATATGCCTCTGCAGGAATCACTACAGACCTCGAATGTTTTACCAACGAAGAAGCGCTTGATAAGCTTCAATTGGGAATGAAAATCGCAATTAGAGAGGGAAGTGCAGCAAAGAATTTTGATGCACTAATTGATTTGATTGATGATTACCCTTCAATGATTATGTTTTGCTCGGACGATAAGCATCCTGATAATCTGGCAGAATCACATATCAACGAATTGGTGTCTCGTGCGGTGAAGAAAGGTAAAAATCTTTTCGACGTGTTAAAAGCTGCTTGTATCACGCCTATTCTTCATTATCGATTAGATGTAGGTATGTTAAAAGTTGGAGATCCTGCGGATTTTATTTTGATTGAAGACCTTGAAGATTTCAAGGTGAATGCCACTTATATCAATGGGGAATTAGTCGCTAAAAATGGCACGACACTTATCAAAAAGGTGGAAAATAAAATCATCAATAATTTCGAGACTTCGCTCAAGTCAAGTACTGATTTTCAGTTGAAAGCCAATGGTGCAATTGTACGAGTGATTGAAGCTTTGGATGGACAATTGATCACACCTGAAATACTTGGTCAAATCAGCATTCAAGATGGATTTGCAGTTGCAAATGTAGAATCAGATATTTTAAAAATCACAGTAGTCAATCGTTATAAAGAGGCAAAACCTGCTGTAGCTTTTATCAAAAATTTTGGATTGAAATCAGGTGCGATTGCTTCTTCTGTAGGTCACGATTCTCACAATATCATATCAGTGGGTGTGGATGATGAATCAATAGCCAAAGCCGTTAATTTGTTGATCGAAGTAAAAGGGGGAGTTGCGGCAGTTGATAAAGAGGAACAAATCGTGCTTCCGCTTCCTGTTGGTGGGGTTATGTCTGCTGAGGATGGATATGAAGTAGCCAAAGCCTACACGAAAATTGACCAAATGGCAAAGAGTATGGGTTCCAAGCTCCAATCTCCTTTTATGACATTGAGTTTTATGGCTTTATTAGTCATCCCAGATTTGAAATTAAGTGACAAAGGGCTTTTTGATGGACAAAAATTCGAGTTTGTTGATGTCTTTACAGGTTAA
- a CDS encoding acyl-CoA dehydrogenase family protein — MNFELNENQAMIAQMIKDFGAKEITPFRKEWDDKQHFPVEVFKKLGELGLMGVLVPTEYGGSGFGYFEYVTAILELSKLDPSIGLSMAAHNSLCTGHIMMFGNEEQKRKYLPKLATCEFLGAWGLTEPNTGSDAGNMRTVAVEDGDYYVINGAKNFITHGVSGDVAVVIARTGEVGDSHGMTAFVVERGTPGFKGGRKEDKLGMRASETAEMIFEDCRVHKSQILGEIGDGFIQSMKILDGGRISIAALSLGIAEGALEESIQYSKERQQFNQPISRFQGVSFKLADMATQVEAAKLLTFKAADLKNRGQKVTLAGAKAKLYASEVCVSVSNEAVQIFGGYGFTKDYPVEKYYRDSKLCTIGEGTSEIQKLVISREILK, encoded by the coding sequence ATGAATTTTGAGCTCAATGAAAATCAGGCGATGATCGCCCAGATGATTAAAGATTTTGGAGCAAAAGAGATTACCCCATTTAGAAAAGAATGGGACGATAAGCAGCATTTTCCAGTTGAAGTATTTAAGAAGCTAGGAGAACTTGGTTTGATGGGCGTATTGGTCCCTACTGAGTACGGTGGTTCTGGTTTTGGATATTTTGAATATGTGACTGCTATTTTGGAATTGTCTAAGCTTGACCCTTCTATAGGATTGTCTATGGCAGCGCACAATTCTCTTTGTACTGGACATATCATGATGTTTGGAAATGAAGAGCAAAAAAGAAAATACTTGCCAAAACTTGCTACTTGTGAATTTTTAGGTGCTTGGGGATTGACAGAGCCAAACACAGGTTCTGATGCAGGCAATATGCGCACTGTGGCAGTTGAAGATGGTGACTATTATGTCATCAATGGAGCGAAAAACTTTATTACGCATGGAGTCTCTGGTGATGTTGCAGTGGTGATTGCAAGAACAGGAGAAGTGGGTGACTCACATGGGATGACTGCATTTGTGGTTGAAAGAGGTACGCCAGGATTCAAAGGTGGTCGCAAGGAAGATAAGCTTGGGATGCGTGCATCTGAAACTGCTGAAATGATATTTGAAGATTGCAGAGTTCACAAAAGTCAGATTCTTGGTGAAATAGGCGATGGGTTTATTCAGTCTATGAAAATCCTTGATGGGGGTAGAATTTCTATCGCCGCATTATCATTGGGAATTGCAGAAGGTGCTTTGGAAGAGTCAATTCAATACTCCAAAGAAAGGCAGCAATTCAATCAGCCTATCAGTAGATTTCAAGGGGTTTCGTTTAAGTTGGCAGATATGGCTACGCAAGTAGAGGCAGCCAAATTATTAACTTTCAAAGCTGCAGACCTTAAGAATAGAGGACAAAAAGTAACCCTTGCTGGAGCAAAAGCAAAACTTTATGCTTCTGAAGTTTGTGTTTCTGTTTCCAATGAAGCAGTTCAAATCTTCGGTGGTTATGGATTTACAAAGGATTATCCAGTAGAGAAATATTACAGAGATTCTAAGCTTTGTACAATCGGTGAAGGAACTTCTGAGATCCAGAAATTGGTGATATCGAGAGAGATATTGAAGTAG
- a CDS encoding ATP-binding protein gives MIKRDLQEKAMALLEKFPFLVVSGPRQSGKTTFAKMIQPEYSYVNLELPEERNYAKNDPIGFLNTYKDGAILDEVQWVPELFSYLQVVTDQRGKVGEYILTGSQNFLLSNQISQSLAGRVAILHLMPFSLDEIRQNYSLKSWEEMAVSGGYPRKYKYEIAPEDFYPNYIQTYIERDVRQLLNIKDLNSFQKFLQLLAGRAGQIFNQSNFSNELGIDQKTINSWLSVLEASFIAFRLPSYYKNFNKRILKTPKVYFYDTGVLSSLLSIRKEEDLKLHFARGAVFENLIILDLIKKELNKGHVPNLYYWRDSNQNELDLIQEKNGKLIAYEIKSSETYHSDFLKGLKYFKKLAPETELKLVYAGNLHQEREGVQIRNWKSLE, from the coding sequence ATGATAAAAAGAGATTTACAAGAAAAAGCGATGGCTTTATTGGAAAAATTTCCATTTTTAGTTGTAAGTGGGCCAAGGCAATCGGGAAAAACCACTTTTGCAAAAATGATTCAGCCAGAATACTCCTACGTAAATTTGGAACTACCTGAAGAAAGAAATTATGCAAAAAATGACCCTATAGGCTTTTTAAATACTTATAAGGATGGGGCAATATTAGATGAAGTACAGTGGGTTCCTGAGCTTTTTTCCTATCTACAAGTCGTCACTGATCAAAGGGGGAAAGTTGGGGAGTATATTCTGACTGGTTCTCAAAATTTCCTCTTATCAAACCAAATCTCTCAATCTCTGGCTGGAAGGGTGGCTATTCTGCATCTAATGCCATTTTCTTTGGATGAAATTCGTCAAAACTATAGTCTAAAATCATGGGAGGAAATGGCTGTCAGTGGAGGATACCCAAGAAAATACAAATATGAAATAGCTCCCGAAGATTTCTATCCCAACTACATACAAACTTATATAGAAAGGGATGTTAGGCAATTATTAAACATTAAGGATTTGAATAGTTTTCAAAAATTCCTACAATTATTGGCTGGAAGAGCCGGTCAGATATTCAATCAAAGCAACTTCTCCAATGAACTTGGGATAGATCAAAAAACAATAAACTCTTGGCTCTCTGTACTCGAAGCATCATTTATTGCATTTCGACTACCTTCTTATTACAAAAATTTCAACAAAAGAATATTGAAAACACCAAAAGTATACTTCTATGATACTGGAGTATTAAGTAGCCTTTTAAGCATTCGCAAGGAAGAAGACCTTAAATTGCATTTTGCAAGAGGTGCTGTTTTTGAAAACCTTATTATCCTTGACTTAATCAAAAAAGAACTTAACAAAGGACATGTCCCAAATCTATATTACTGGAGAGACAGTAACCAAAATGAACTTGACCTCATACAAGAAAAAAATGGAAAACTGATCGCATATGAGATCAAATCTTCTGAAACTTATCACTCAGATTTTCTGAAAGGACTGAAATATTTCAAAAAATTAGCTCCAGAAACTGAATTAAAACTGGTCTATGCGGGCAATCTCCACCAAGAAAGAGAAGGTGTTCAAATCAGAAACTGGAAAAGCTTGGAATAA
- a CDS encoding DUF4221 family protein, with translation MKKICLTLFLFSILSLLSCEDKSSTSRSLDSTPRKFDDAVTLVSVDTISISIGQSTNVFSNYLSKKRIKGKDYLGLVNENTNQLEFYGLSDDAENFSIKYQQEGPNGVRTIKAFEVLSDSTLLIGSSWRRELYISDFSGNLLNKINSVEKDRADRKPYVQIYYTNKPLIFREKTQSVFTFSGADQDYFSPGLWSGTYFVEILTLEGHEMKHTLNLPEHLSQLVYGGFFSHSSHLLKDENQIVISLPFLNDLLVYDLDSEDISYAEAGHSSFGDLLPLDKPIPSRDEQDYIESYTYREIAYDDKTGYLYRFAYEGVDYKDLDGRRRTWDNKKPSIIILDKEMKKVGEYVLPQNQFYTRMFFTYQGKLYVSINHPDNNPSEDELIFVGLKPVDKL, from the coding sequence ATGAAGAAAATATGTTTAACTCTTTTTTTATTTAGCATTCTTAGCTTGTTAAGTTGTGAAGACAAGAGTTCAACAAGTCGATCACTTGATTCTACACCAAGAAAATTTGATGATGCAGTTACATTGGTTTCTGTTGACACAATATCTATTTCTATTGGACAAAGTACCAATGTGTTTTCTAATTATCTATCAAAAAAAAGAATCAAAGGCAAGGATTATTTGGGACTTGTAAATGAAAACACCAACCAATTAGAGTTTTATGGATTGTCGGATGATGCAGAGAATTTTAGCATCAAATATCAACAAGAAGGACCCAATGGAGTCAGAACAATCAAGGCATTTGAAGTTTTGTCTGACAGTACGCTATTGATTGGGAGTTCTTGGCGTCGTGAATTGTATATTTCAGATTTTAGTGGTAATCTTCTAAATAAGATAAATTCAGTAGAGAAGGATAGGGCTGACAGGAAGCCTTATGTTCAGATTTACTACACAAACAAACCATTAATTTTTAGGGAAAAAACTCAATCTGTTTTTACTTTCTCTGGAGCAGATCAAGATTACTTTTCTCCGGGATTGTGGTCAGGTACTTATTTTGTGGAAATCTTAACCCTCGAAGGGCATGAAATGAAGCATACTTTGAATTTGCCTGAACATTTGTCACAATTGGTATATGGAGGTTTTTTTTCACATAGTTCACACTTATTAAAAGATGAAAATCAAATAGTAATTAGTTTACCCTTTCTAAATGATTTGTTGGTGTATGATTTAGATTCTGAGGACATTTCTTATGCAGAAGCTGGTCATAGCAGTTTTGGAGATCTTCTTCCTTTAGATAAGCCGATTCCAAGTAGAGACGAGCAGGATTATATTGAAAGTTACACTTACCGTGAGATTGCTTATGATGATAAAACTGGTTACTTATATAGGTTTGCCTATGAAGGAGTGGATTACAAGGATTTGGATGGCAGAAGAAGGACATGGGATAATAAAAAGCCATCAATAATTATTTTAGATAAGGAGATGAAGAAGGTAGGGGAATATGTACTCCCTCAAAACCAATTCTATACAAGGATGTTCTTTACCTATCAAGGAAAGTTATATGTTTCAATCAATCATCCAGATAATAATCCGTCTGAAGATGAGTTGATTTTTGTAGGATTAAAACCGGTTGATAAGTTATGA
- a CDS encoding DUF4221 family protein, whose amino-acid sequence MEKKHLLLFLFSIISLISCEEQASTRHSLDPSPRKFDNIITLVFDDTLSIPIGQRTNVFSSYISKKRIKGKDYLGLVNENTNHLEFYGLSDDAENFSIKYQQEGPNGVRTIKAFEVLSDSTLLIGSSWRRDLYVTDFSGNVLNKINSVEKERADGKPYVQIYYTEKPLIYREKNQSIFTFAKADQDYNSPGLWSGTYFAKFSLLDGQVMEHSLSLPEHLSTLVYSAFFSHSSHLLYGKNQLIVSLPFLNDLLIYDLDSETVTYGEAGHSEYGDILPLDKPSQDHDEQEYLESNSYREIAYDNETGYLYRFAYEGMDYKDLDGRRRTWDNKKPSIIILDKEMKKVGEYHLPIDQFYTRMFFTYQGKLYVSINHPDNNPSEDELIFVGIKPVDKL is encoded by the coding sequence ATGGAAAAAAAACATTTACTTCTTTTTTTATTTAGCATTATTAGCTTAATAAGTTGTGAAGAACAAGCTTCGACGCGTCATTCACTTGATCCTTCACCTAGAAAATTTGATAATATTATTACATTGGTTTTTGATGATACGTTATCTATTCCAATTGGACAAAGAACCAATGTGTTTTCTAGTTACATATCAAAAAAAAGAATCAAAGGCAAGGATTACTTGGGACTTGTAAATGAAAACACCAACCATTTAGAGTTTTATGGATTATCAGATGATGCAGAGAATTTCAGCATAAAATATCAACAAGAAGGCCCCAATGGAGTCAGGACAATCAAGGCATTTGAAGTTTTGTCTGATAGTACACTATTGATTGGGAGTTCTTGGCGTCGTGATCTGTATGTTACAGATTTTAGTGGTAATGTTCTGAATAAGATAAATTCAGTAGAGAAGGAGAGGGCTGATGGGAAGCCTTATGTTCAGATCTACTACACTGAAAAACCATTGATATATAGGGAAAAAAATCAATCTATTTTTACTTTCGCTAAAGCTGATCAAGATTACAATTCACCTGGGTTATGGTCAGGGACATATTTTGCTAAATTTTCATTGCTAGATGGTCAAGTCATGGAGCATTCATTAAGTTTACCAGAGCATTTGTCGACTTTAGTATATAGTGCTTTTTTTTCGCATAGCTCACACTTACTATATGGAAAGAACCAATTGATAGTTAGTTTACCATTTTTAAATGATCTTTTAATTTATGATTTGGATTCAGAGACGGTTACTTACGGAGAGGCGGGTCATAGTGAATATGGTGATATATTACCACTCGATAAACCAAGCCAGGATCATGACGAGCAAGAGTATTTAGAGAGTAATTCATACCGTGAGATAGCTTATGATAATGAAACTGGTTACTTGTATAGGTTTGCCTATGAAGGAATGGATTACAAGGATTTAGATGGCAGAAGAAGGACATGGGATAATAAAAAGCCATCAATAATTATTTTGGATAAGGAGATGAAGAAGGTAGGTGAATATCATCTTCCTATAGATCAGTTTTACACAAGGATGTTCTTTACCTATCAAGGTAAGTTATATGTTTCAATCAATCATCCTGATAATAATCCTTCTGAAGATGAGTTGATTTTTGTTGGAATAAAACCGGTTGATAAGTTATGA
- a CDS encoding MIP/aquaporin family protein: MDAFVAEFVGTSLLLAMGSGVVANVVLNKTKGQNSGWIVITTAWALGVFIGVVVAGPYSGAHLNPAVSLSLAIAGDFPWADVPKYVFAQILGAMFGSGIAWLVYKDHFDATDDPGLKFAPFATVPAIRNLPSNLISEIVGTSVLIIVILYSTEPILLDGNNTPIGLGSLGALPVAFLVWVIGLSLGGTTGYAINPARDLGPRIMHQILPIRGKGESDWAYSWVPIIGPIVGAALAAGIYLLLGVGGMV, encoded by the coding sequence ATGGATGCATTCGTAGCAGAATTTGTTGGCACCTCTCTCCTTCTCGCAATGGGTTCGGGCGTTGTGGCCAATGTGGTATTGAATAAAACCAAAGGACAAAACAGTGGATGGATAGTCATCACCACAGCTTGGGCACTTGGAGTCTTTATCGGAGTGGTCGTAGCGGGACCTTATAGCGGTGCGCATCTTAATCCAGCAGTTAGTTTATCCTTGGCCATCGCAGGAGATTTTCCTTGGGCAGATGTCCCTAAATATGTTTTCGCACAGATACTCGGAGCTATGTTTGGTTCAGGAATCGCTTGGCTGGTTTACAAAGATCATTTCGATGCGACAGATGATCCCGGATTGAAATTCGCTCCATTTGCAACTGTTCCAGCCATTAGAAATTTACCCTCAAATCTGATTTCAGAAATCGTAGGAACATCTGTTCTGATTATCGTGATTCTATATTCGACAGAACCCATTTTACTGGATGGAAACAATACGCCGATTGGTTTGGGATCACTTGGTGCATTGCCTGTAGCCTTTTTGGTTTGGGTAATTGGCTTATCCTTGGGAGGAACCACAGGTTATGCGATCAATCCTGCCCGTGACCTTGGACCAAGGATTATGCATCAAATCTTACCTATCAGAGGAAAAGGAGAAAGTGATTGGGCATACAGCTGGGTGCCCATTATAGGACCAATCGTAGGTGCAGCATTAGCTGCTGGTATTTATCTTTTGTTGGGTGTGGGAGGAATGGTTTAA
- the glpK gene encoding glycerol kinase GlpK: MPQYILSLDQGTTSSRAIVFDKKGQIISVAQKDFKQHFPKSGWVEHDPQEIWATQSAVMIESLANEGIKASEIAAIGITNQRETTVVWDRKTGKPLNNAIVWQDRRTSAYCDELRAEGKAEVIAKKTGLILDAYFSATKIKWILDNVEGARERAEKGELAFGTIDTWLIWKLTSGKTHATDISNASRTMIYNIHEEKWDQELLQLFDIPENMLPEVKESSELIGETSGDILSHKIPISGVAGDQQAALFGQLCTQSGMAKTTYGTGCFLVMNTGEKPVTSQNKLLTTVAWKINGKINYALEGSVFIGGAAIQWLRDGMEMFGQAKESEKLAISLDDNDGVYFVPALSGLGAPHWDQNARGAFFGLTRGTTIAHMTRAALEAIAYQVNDVLKAMEKDSGEVTKELRVDGGATANNFLMQFQSDILGCKITRPKIIETTAIGAAFLAGLAVGFWKDEEELKSLWEADKSFEPIMDKEKVEKYLHFWHKAVERSKNWVE, translated from the coding sequence ATGCCTCAATACATTTTATCCTTAGATCAAGGAACGACGAGTTCTAGAGCAATCGTTTTTGATAAGAAAGGACAAATTATCTCTGTTGCTCAAAAAGATTTTAAACAGCATTTTCCCAAATCAGGATGGGTAGAGCATGATCCACAAGAAATTTGGGCTACTCAATCAGCAGTGATGATCGAATCTCTTGCCAATGAAGGCATCAAAGCTTCTGAAATTGCAGCTATCGGAATTACGAATCAAAGGGAAACAACTGTAGTTTGGGATAGGAAAACCGGTAAACCATTAAATAATGCCATAGTATGGCAGGACAGAAGAACATCCGCTTATTGTGATGAATTGAGAGCGGAAGGGAAAGCTGAAGTCATTGCAAAAAAAACAGGTTTAATTCTCGATGCTTATTTTTCTGCTACTAAAATCAAATGGATTTTGGATAATGTTGAAGGCGCAAGAGAACGTGCTGAGAAAGGTGAATTGGCTTTTGGGACAATCGATACTTGGCTGATTTGGAAACTTACAAGTGGCAAAACCCATGCGACCGATATCAGTAATGCCAGCCGAACAATGATTTATAATATTCATGAAGAAAAATGGGATCAAGAACTCCTTCAGCTCTTCGATATCCCTGAAAATATGCTTCCTGAAGTCAAAGAAAGTTCTGAACTTATAGGTGAGACTTCAGGGGATATTCTTTCGCACAAGATCCCGATTTCTGGAGTAGCCGGAGATCAGCAGGCAGCACTTTTCGGACAACTTTGTACGCAATCAGGGATGGCCAAGACCACTTATGGTACAGGCTGTTTTCTTGTCATGAATACTGGTGAAAAGCCAGTGACTTCACAAAACAAACTACTCACGACTGTAGCTTGGAAAATCAATGGAAAAATCAACTATGCATTAGAAGGATCTGTTTTCATTGGAGGTGCAGCAATACAATGGTTGCGAGATGGAATGGAGATGTTTGGACAAGCCAAGGAAAGTGAAAAGTTAGCAATCAGTCTGGATGATAATGATGGAGTATATTTTGTTCCAGCCCTCTCAGGACTTGGAGCACCACATTGGGATCAGAATGCAAGAGGGGCATTTTTTGGACTAACCCGTGGAACGACCATCGCACACATGACACGTGCTGCTTTGGAAGCCATTGCTTACCAAGTCAATGATGTCCTCAAAGCCATGGAGAAAGACAGTGGAGAAGTCACCAAAGAACTCCGTGTAGATGGAGGCGCAACTGCAAATAATTTCCTAATGCAATTCCAATCCGACATTTTAGGCTGCAAAATTACTCGACCAAAAATAATAGAAACTACTGCCATTGGAGCGGCATTTTTAGCAGGACTGGCCGTTGGATTTTGGAAAGATGAAGAGGAACTCAAATCCTTATGGGAGGCAGACAAAAGCTTTGAGCCAATTATGGATAAGGAAAAAGTCGAAAAATATCTACATTTTTGGCATAAGGCAGTTGAAAGATCTAAAAATTGGGTCGAATAA
- a CDS encoding glycerol-3-phosphate dehydrogenase/oxidase yields the protein MDRIENLKKLEVKDKVWDIAVIGGGASGLGVALDALSRGLSVVLVEKSDFAKGTSSRSTKLVHGGVRYLAQGDVMLVFEALKERGRLLQNAPHLTHNQPFIIPIYTFFDRLQYSIGLKLYDWMAGKLRLGKSRFISKKETIKRLPQIKQKGLQGGVVYHDGQFDDARLALSIAMTCDEMGGIMLNYTKVNALIKNEKGTITGVQVRDLIGKKNHKIKAKMVVNATGVFADKILQLDQPGAPKSIQPSQGIHLVLDRSFLGGNDALMIPKTSDGRVLFAVPWQDKLVLGTTDTLREKAKLEPEALAKEISFVLETATAYLTKAPTRADVLSVYAGLRPLAAPKEGSTKTKEISRSHKVIVSESKLITITGGKWTTFRKMGEDTVNYYKQVTGEHLPESASANIKYKGYTTNPQDGHWKGYGDDAEKIQSLINESPESGELLHPKYPYTTAEVIWSVRNEMAMKVEDILARRLRVLFLDAKAAKAMASKVANIMAEEKGYNAAWVKEELTDFEKTVNKYILK from the coding sequence ATGGATAGGATAGAAAACTTAAAAAAACTCGAAGTAAAAGATAAGGTGTGGGATATTGCAGTGATTGGAGGAGGTGCTTCGGGTTTGGGAGTAGCACTAGATGCGCTTTCAAGAGGACTTTCTGTTGTTTTGGTAGAAAAATCTGACTTTGCAAAAGGGACTTCTAGCAGAAGCACCAAACTTGTTCATGGTGGAGTAAGATATCTGGCTCAAGGAGATGTGATGTTGGTATTCGAAGCGCTTAAAGAAAGAGGGAGATTACTTCAAAACGCACCTCACCTCACCCATAACCAACCTTTTATTATTCCCATTTATACATTTTTTGACAGGTTACAATATAGTATTGGATTGAAGCTGTATGATTGGATGGCGGGGAAACTTCGGCTAGGAAAATCCCGCTTTATCTCAAAAAAAGAAACCATCAAAAGACTACCTCAAATCAAGCAAAAGGGACTTCAAGGAGGCGTAGTCTATCACGACGGGCAATTTGATGATGCCCGACTCGCTTTAAGCATTGCCATGACTTGTGATGAAATGGGTGGAATTATGCTCAATTATACCAAGGTGAATGCACTAATCAAAAATGAAAAAGGCACAATAACTGGAGTTCAGGTTAGAGATTTGATTGGCAAGAAAAATCATAAAATCAAAGCCAAGATGGTCGTCAATGCAACCGGAGTTTTTGCGGATAAAATCCTACAACTTGATCAACCAGGTGCTCCAAAAAGCATTCAGCCCAGTCAAGGAATCCATTTAGTTTTGGACCGTTCATTTCTTGGTGGTAATGATGCGCTGATGATTCCCAAAACATCCGATGGACGTGTACTATTTGCTGTACCATGGCAGGATAAATTGGTCCTAGGAACTACAGATACTTTGAGAGAAAAAGCCAAACTTGAACCTGAAGCTTTGGCAAAGGAAATAAGTTTTGTTTTAGAAACTGCTACTGCTTATTTGACAAAAGCTCCAACTAGAGCTGACGTGCTTTCAGTTTATGCAGGCCTTAGACCTTTGGCAGCACCGAAAGAAGGTAGCACCAAAACAAAAGAAATCTCACGCTCTCACAAAGTCATCGTGTCAGAAAGTAAATTAATTACAATAACAGGTGGGAAGTGGACGACGTTTAGAAAAATGGGCGAAGACACTGTGAATTATTACAAACAAGTCACGGGTGAGCATCTTCCTGAAAGTGCTTCTGCCAATATCAAATATAAAGGATACACTACTAATCCACAAGATGGACATTGGAAGGGTTATGGTGATGATGCTGAGAAAATCCAGTCTTTGATAAATGAAAGTCCAGAATCAGGAGAATTGCTTCATCCAAAATACCCCTACACAACTGCCGAAGTTATTTGGTCAGTAAGAAATGAAATGGCTATGAAAGTAGAAGACATTCTTGCGAGAAGATTGCGTGTGTTATTCCTTGATGCCAAAGCTGCCAAAGCCATGGCTTCAAAAGTGGCTAATATCATGGCCGAGGAAAAAGGCTACAATGCTGCTTGGGTCAAAGAAGAACTCACTGATTTCGAGAAAACAGTAAATAAGTATATATTGAAATGA